In Rhodanobacter humi, the following are encoded in one genomic region:
- a CDS encoding L-aspartate oxidase, whose product MRRARHPIVVIGSGVAGMAAALAAAPAPVRLLCRAPDGSGSASALAQGGIAAALGEGDGAAAHAHDTLEAGARHNDAAAVRWLCEAAPATVSWLAAQGVAFDRAADGRLQLGREGGHGARRIVHAGGDATGAALVRALRARVEAASHVQWRGGVDAEALLLRDGRVAGVRVRDTRGRCEEIEAAAVVLATGGIGALYAHTSNPPGADGAGLALALAAGAAPRDLEFVQFHPTALAVNGHGLPLLTEALRGAGARLLDAAGAPLMHGLHPLGDLAPRDVVARRVWQARQQGGAWLDATPVAGDWQVRFPTVLAACLAHGLDPRREPLPITPVAHFHMGGVATDLDGRSSLPGLHAVGEAACNGVHGANRLASNSLLEAVAGGRRLGAVLAATARLPAGGTGRWIERGAALPPENLPALRELLWHAAGPVREGAALHDAWRMCAAAAGAGWQMRLAKALLCAMRLRTRSLGGHCREDRGCPA is encoded by the coding sequence GTGAGGCGCGCGCGACACCCCATCGTGGTGATCGGCAGCGGCGTGGCCGGCATGGCCGCCGCGCTGGCCGCCGCGCCTGCGCCGGTACGCCTGCTGTGCCGCGCCCCGGACGGCAGCGGCAGTGCGAGCGCGCTGGCCCAGGGCGGCATCGCCGCCGCGCTGGGCGAGGGCGACGGTGCCGCGGCACATGCGCACGACACGCTGGAAGCCGGCGCCCGGCACAACGACGCGGCCGCGGTGCGCTGGCTGTGCGAGGCGGCGCCAGCCACCGTGTCGTGGCTGGCAGCGCAAGGCGTGGCCTTCGACCGCGCGGCCGACGGCCGCCTGCAGCTGGGCCGCGAGGGCGGCCACGGTGCGCGCCGCATCGTGCACGCGGGTGGCGATGCCACCGGCGCGGCGCTGGTGCGCGCGCTGCGCGCCCGGGTGGAAGCGGCCAGCCACGTGCAGTGGCGCGGCGGGGTGGACGCGGAGGCGCTGCTGTTGCGCGACGGTCGTGTCGCAGGCGTGCGCGTGCGCGATACGCGGGGGCGTTGCGAGGAGATCGAGGCTGCCGCGGTGGTGCTGGCCACCGGCGGCATCGGCGCGCTGTACGCGCACACCAGCAATCCGCCCGGTGCGGATGGCGCGGGCCTGGCGCTGGCGCTGGCCGCGGGCGCGGCGCCGCGCGACCTGGAATTCGTGCAGTTCCATCCCACTGCGCTGGCGGTGAATGGCCACGGCCTGCCGCTGCTCACCGAGGCGCTGCGTGGTGCCGGCGCGCGCCTGCTCGATGCCGCGGGCGCGCCGCTGATGCACGGCCTGCATCCGCTGGGCGACCTCGCGCCGCGCGACGTGGTGGCGCGCCGCGTGTGGCAGGCGCGGCAACAGGGCGGTGCCTGGCTGGACGCCACGCCGGTTGCCGGCGACTGGCAGGTCCGCTTTCCCACCGTGCTGGCGGCCTGTCTTGCGCATGGCCTCGACCCGCGTCGCGAACCATTGCCGATCACTCCGGTGGCGCATTTCCACATGGGCGGCGTGGCCACCGACCTCGACGGCCGCAGCTCGCTGCCCGGTCTGCATGCGGTGGGCGAGGCGGCCTGCAACGGCGTGCACGGCGCCAACCGGCTGGCCAGCAATTCGCTGCTCGAAGCGGTAGCCGGTGGTCGCCGGCTCGGCGCCGTGCTGGCCGCCACGGCGCGCTTGCCCGCCGGCGGCACCGGCCGCTGGATCGAGCGCGGTGCGGCACTGCCGCCGGAAAACCTGCCCGCGTTGCGCGAACTGCTGTGGCACGCCGCCGGGCCGGTGCGCGAAGGCGCGGCGCTGCACGACGCGTGGCGGATGTGCGCGGCCGCTGCCGGCGCCGGCTGGCAGATGCGCCTGGCCAAGGCGTTGCTGTGCGCGATGCGCCTGCGCACGCGCAGCCTGGGCGGGCACTGCCGCGAGGATCGCGGCTGCCCGGCGTAG
- the nadA gene encoding quinolinate synthase NadA — protein MPDLAELPAPAWRDDLEHEYAALAARLEPLVPCLEIPLHLPWIDAINKLKKQRGAVIMAHSYQSPEIFHGVADITGDSLGLAQAARDCDAELIVMCGVHFMAESAKILAPHKTVLIPDLAAGCSLASSITAADVCALKARHPGAPVVSYANTSAAVKAESDAICTSANAVEVVEAMGAPKVIFLPDEFLGRYVAGRTGVELVLWHGRCEVHEKFTAQQARHARETFDAKLVAHPECPPEVLAEADFVGSTTAMGKWLARRQPARVALITECSMADNLRAQFPQTEFIKPCNLCPHMQRITLQNIYAALRDLKHAIEIPADVIAGARRALERMLAVGRRETV, from the coding sequence ATGCCCGACCTCGCCGAACTGCCCGCGCCCGCCTGGCGCGACGACCTCGAACATGAGTACGCCGCGCTGGCCGCGCGCCTCGAACCGCTGGTGCCCTGCCTGGAGATCCCGTTGCACCTGCCGTGGATAGACGCGATCAACAAGCTGAAGAAGCAGCGCGGCGCGGTGATCATGGCGCACAGCTACCAGTCGCCGGAGATTTTCCACGGCGTCGCCGACATCACCGGCGACTCGCTGGGCCTGGCGCAGGCCGCCCGCGACTGCGACGCCGAGCTGATCGTGATGTGCGGCGTGCACTTCATGGCCGAGAGCGCCAAGATCCTCGCGCCGCACAAGACCGTGCTGATCCCCGACTTGGCGGCCGGCTGCTCGCTGGCCTCCTCGATCACCGCCGCCGACGTGTGCGCGCTGAAGGCGCGCCACCCCGGCGCGCCGGTGGTGAGTTACGCCAACACCTCCGCCGCGGTGAAGGCCGAGTCCGACGCGATCTGCACCTCGGCCAACGCGGTCGAGGTGGTGGAGGCGATGGGCGCGCCGAAGGTGATCTTCCTGCCCGACGAATTCCTCGGCCGCTACGTCGCCGGCCGCACCGGGGTGGAGCTGGTGCTGTGGCACGGCCGCTGCGAGGTGCACGAGAAGTTCACCGCGCAGCAGGCGCGGCACGCGCGCGAAACCTTCGATGCGAAGCTGGTGGCGCACCCGGAGTGTCCGCCCGAGGTGCTGGCCGAGGCCGATTTCGTGGGCTCCACCACGGCCATGGGCAAGTGGCTGGCGCGCAGGCAGCCGGCGCGGGTGGCGCTGATCACCGAGTGCTCGATGGCCGACAACCTGCGCGCGCAATTCCCGCAGACCGAGTTCATCAAACCCTGCAACCTGTGCCCGCACATGCAGCGGATCACATTGCAGAACATCTATGCCGCGCTGCGCGACCTGAAACACGCGATCGAGATTCCCGCCGACGTGATCGCCGGCGCACGCCGCGCGCTGGAGCGCATGCTGGCGGTGGGCCGGCGCGAAACCGTGTGA
- the ubiT gene encoding ubiquinone anaerobic biosynthesis accessory factor UbiT, translating into MRAERFALARTRGAIDAVDDGLLLLLAARRRLVRMVARLKPRAGVAARDPARELVVRRRGQRLARQLDVPASTATRLLDLVIADACAQQGVPADAGQGGQGAAPVMLAGMDPMPDSPRLSPLLRRLPPPRRLAPLLRVLPARWQHALLERALARVLAAPLADGALDFMAGRRLAIEVSDLGLRWVLSLRDGRLRVVDDAPEASVRGSATDLLLLASRLEDADTLFFQRDLVLTGDTELGLTARNLLDRLPWESVPLGLRIALNRGARFACAARAAHRRH; encoded by the coding sequence ATGCGTGCTGAGCGTTTCGCGCTGGCGCGCACCCGCGGCGCCATCGACGCGGTGGACGACGGCCTGTTGCTGCTGCTGGCGGCGCGCCGCCGCCTGGTGCGGATGGTGGCGCGGCTCAAGCCGCGCGCCGGTGTGGCGGCACGCGACCCCGCGCGCGAACTCGTGGTGCGCCGGCGCGGGCAGCGGCTGGCGCGACAACTCGACGTGCCCGCAAGCACGGCGACGCGGCTGCTCGACCTGGTGATCGCCGACGCCTGCGCGCAGCAAGGCGTTCCGGCTGACGCGGGTCAAGGCGGGCAGGGTGCAGCTCCCGTCATGCTGGCCGGCATGGACCCGATGCCCGATTCTCCGCGCCTGTCGCCGCTGCTGCGCCGCCTGCCGCCGCCGCGCCGGCTCGCGCCGCTTTTGCGCGTGTTGCCCGCGCGCTGGCAACACGCCTTGCTGGAGCGTGCGCTGGCGCGCGTGCTGGCGGCGCCGCTCGCCGACGGCGCACTCGATTTCATGGCCGGCCGCCGGCTAGCCATCGAGGTGAGCGACCTCGGCCTGCGCTGGGTGCTGAGCCTGCGCGACGGGCGGCTGCGGGTGGTCGATGACGCGCCCGAGGCCAGCGTGCGCGGCAGCGCCACCGACCTGCTGCTGCTCGCCAGCCGGCTGGAGGACGCCGACACGCTGTTCTTCCAGCGCGACCTGGTGCTCACCGGCGACACCGAGCTGGGCCTCACCGCGCGCAACCTGCTCGACCGCCTGCCGTGGGAATCGGTGCCGCTGGGGCTGCGCATCGCGCTGAACCGCGGCGCCCGCTTCGCTTGCGCCGCGCGCGCGGCCCATCGGCGGCACTGA
- a CDS encoding putative zinc-binding protein translates to MSNDLPLVYSCSGCSSAAQMANHLALRLDRAGAAEMSCIAGVGGGVAGLVRTARGGRRILALDGCVLKCVAACLANAGVVADAHLVLSEYGVKKRKHADFDPAEARRIYQAQVLPAAQALRTGGVDDAC, encoded by the coding sequence ATGAGCAACGATCTGCCCCTGGTGTATTCCTGCTCCGGCTGTTCCAGCGCGGCGCAGATGGCCAACCATCTCGCGCTGCGGCTGGATCGCGCCGGCGCGGCGGAGATGTCGTGCATCGCCGGCGTGGGCGGCGGCGTGGCAGGGCTGGTGCGCACCGCGCGGGGCGGGCGGCGCATCCTTGCGCTGGACGGCTGTGTACTGAAGTGCGTCGCCGCCTGTCTCGCCAACGCGGGCGTGGTGGCCGACGCCCACCTGGTGCTGTCCGAGTACGGCGTGAAGAAGCGCAAGCATGCCGATTTCGATCCCGCCGAGGCGCGGCGCATCTACCAGGCGCAGGTGCTTCCCGCCGCGCAGGCCTTGCGCACGGGAGGTGTCGACGATGCGTGCTGA
- a CDS encoding DUF2249 domain-containing protein has protein sequence MISDELDLRHLEAPEPMLRALDAADRLAPGEAVVIVAPRLPRPLLMELAHLGYDAEPEAPRADGSVRVLIRRPGDAEAAA, from the coding sequence ATGATTTCCGACGAACTCGACCTGCGCCACCTCGAAGCGCCCGAACCCATGTTGCGCGCGCTCGACGCCGCCGACCGGCTGGCGCCGGGCGAGGCGGTGGTGATCGTGGCGCCGCGGCTGCCGCGTCCGCTGCTGATGGAGCTCGCCCACCTGGGCTACGACGCGGAACCGGAGGCGCCACGGGCCGACGGCAGTGTGCGCGTGCTGATCCGCCGCCCAGGCGATGCCGAAGCTGCGGCTTGA
- a CDS encoding SCO family protein, with protein sequence MKQLLLLLVLMLPFTTTHATQPLPGDSIYHLKLQLTDQDGHRQLLAERRGRPQLVTMFYASCQMVCPMIIDSMRATRNALTPAERAKIDLLAVSFDPARDSVAALHGYAEKRKLDAPAWTLARVEPAGARQLSGVLGLQYRQLPDGEFNHSSELILLDADGRIVARTSHIGRLDSVFVEAIRRQLGGT encoded by the coding sequence ATGAAACAACTGCTCCTGCTTCTTGTCCTGATGCTCCCGTTCACCACCACCCACGCCACCCAGCCGCTGCCCGGCGACTCCATCTACCACCTCAAGCTGCAACTCACCGACCAGGACGGCCATCGGCAACTGCTCGCCGAGCGCCGCGGCCGGCCGCAGCTGGTGACGATGTTCTACGCCTCCTGCCAGATGGTCTGCCCGATGATCATCGACAGCATGCGCGCCACCCGCAACGCGCTCACCCCGGCCGAGCGCGCGAAGATCGACCTGCTCGCGGTGAGCTTCGACCCGGCCCGCGACAGCGTGGCCGCCCTGCACGGCTATGCGGAGAAGCGCAAGCTCGATGCGCCCGCGTGGACGCTGGCGCGGGTCGAGCCGGCCGGCGCGCGCCAGCTGTCCGGCGTGCTCGGCCTGCAATACCGCCAGTTGCCGGACGGCGAATTCAACCATTCCAGCGAACTGATCCTGCTCGATGCCGACGGCCGCATCGTGGCGCGCACCAGCCACATCGGCCGGCTCGATTCGGTGTTCGTCGAGGCGATCCGCCGCCAGCTCGGCGGAACCTGA
- a CDS encoding formylglycine-generating enzyme family protein has protein sequence MRLHHALAWLGLVLALPAAAADYAALPGGRFASVMPADGKAAPAQIAPFRLRVEPVTNAEFLAFVKTHPEWRRDRVAGILADARYLSHWAGPLALGREAKPRQPVTRVSWFAAAAYCESEGARLPTWYEWEYAAAADATRRDARNDPAWREHLLAWYSRPSSAPLPDIGGAANAYGVRNITEPVWEWVDDYNALLVASDSRDQGDPDVLKFCGAGAISLQQKENYAVLMRIAMLSALKASDTTNNMGFRCAKP, from the coding sequence ATGCGCCTGCACCATGCACTCGCATGGCTGGGTCTGGTGCTGGCCTTGCCGGCAGCGGCGGCGGATTACGCCGCGCTGCCGGGAGGGCGCTTCGCCAGCGTGATGCCGGCCGACGGCAAGGCGGCGCCCGCGCAGATCGCGCCGTTCCGCCTGCGCGTCGAGCCGGTCACCAACGCCGAGTTCCTGGCCTTCGTGAAGACCCACCCCGAATGGCGGCGCGACCGCGTCGCCGGCATCCTCGCCGACGCGCGCTACCTCAGCCACTGGGCCGGCCCGCTCGCGCTCGGCCGGGAAGCGAAGCCGCGCCAGCCGGTGACCCGGGTGAGCTGGTTCGCCGCCGCGGCCTACTGCGAGAGCGAAGGCGCGCGCCTGCCCACCTGGTACGAATGGGAATACGCGGCCGCCGCCGACGCCACCCGTCGTGACGCGCGCAACGACCCGGCCTGGCGCGAGCACCTGCTGGCCTGGTACTCGCGCCCGTCCAGCGCGCCGCTGCCCGACATCGGCGGCGCCGCGAACGCTTATGGCGTGCGCAACATCACCGAGCCGGTGTGGGAATGGGTGGACGACTACAACGCACTGCTGGTCGCCAGCGACAGCCGCGACCAGGGCGATCCCGACGTGCTGAAGTTCTGCGGCGCCGGCGCGATCAGCCTGCAGCAGAAGGAGAACTACGCGGTGTTGATGCGCATCGCGATGCTTTCCGCGCTGAAGGCGTCGGACACCACCAACAACATGGGCTTCCGCTGTGCGAAGCCCTGA
- the nirK gene encoding copper-containing nitrite reductase has protein sequence MKYALCVAAMTATMLLAACGDGRRDGGLSSVAAGIAGAAHAAPAPLDLAPADFGPPQGAPIHAVLTSPPHVPPPVNRNYPAKVIVELEVVEKEMPISEGVTYTFWTFGGTVPGSFIRVRQGDTVEFHLKNAPDSKMPHNIDLHGVTGPGGGAASSFTAPGHESQFTFKALNQGIYVYHCATAPVGMHIANGMYGLILVEPPEGLPKVDHEYYVMQGDFYTTGKYREKGLQPFDMEKAIDEKPTYVLFNGKEGALTGDNALTARTNQNVRLFVGNGGPNLVSSFHVIGEIFDRVQPEGGTVAQHNVQTTLIPAGGAAIVEFHTDVPGSYVLVDHSIFRAFNKGALGILKVDGPENKLVYSGKEVDSVYLGDRSEPNLKAVSAAAKAHAAGTLTKADQVAAGKQLFTGTCSVCHQANGEGLPNVFPPLAKSDFLAADPKRAMSIVTHGLNGKIKVNGHEYDSVMPPMSQLTDDEVANILTYVINSWGNPGGQFSKDDVTKARAGAGPVVNAEH, from the coding sequence ATGAAGTACGCATTGTGTGTAGCCGCCATGACCGCCACGATGTTGCTCGCCGCCTGCGGCGACGGCAGGCGCGACGGCGGCCTGTCGTCGGTCGCGGCAGGCATCGCCGGCGCCGCGCACGCCGCCCCCGCACCGCTCGATCTCGCGCCCGCCGACTTCGGCCCGCCGCAGGGCGCACCGATCCACGCGGTGCTGACCAGCCCGCCGCACGTGCCGCCACCGGTCAATCGCAACTATCCGGCCAAGGTCATCGTGGAGCTGGAAGTGGTGGAGAAGGAGATGCCGATCTCCGAGGGCGTGACGTACACGTTCTGGACCTTCGGCGGCACCGTGCCGGGCAGCTTCATCCGCGTGCGCCAGGGCGACACGGTGGAGTTCCACCTGAAGAACGCGCCGGACAGCAAGATGCCGCACAACATCGACCTGCACGGCGTCACCGGCCCGGGCGGCGGCGCGGCGTCCAGCTTCACCGCGCCGGGCCACGAGTCGCAGTTCACCTTCAAGGCGCTGAACCAGGGCATCTACGTCTACCACTGCGCCACCGCGCCGGTGGGCATGCACATCGCCAACGGCATGTACGGCCTGATCCTGGTCGAGCCGCCGGAGGGCCTGCCGAAGGTGGACCACGAGTACTACGTGATGCAGGGCGACTTCTACACCACGGGCAAGTACCGCGAGAAAGGCCTGCAGCCGTTCGACATGGAGAAGGCGATCGACGAGAAGCCCACCTACGTGCTGTTCAACGGCAAGGAGGGCGCGCTCACCGGCGACAACGCGCTCACCGCCAGGACCAACCAGAACGTGCGCCTGTTCGTGGGCAACGGCGGCCCCAACCTGGTGTCGAGCTTCCACGTGATCGGCGAGATCTTCGACCGCGTGCAGCCCGAAGGCGGCACGGTGGCCCAGCACAACGTGCAGACCACGCTGATCCCCGCCGGCGGTGCGGCGATCGTGGAGTTCCACACCGACGTGCCGGGCAGCTACGTGCTGGTCGACCACTCGATCTTCCGCGCGTTCAACAAGGGCGCACTGGGCATCCTGAAAGTCGACGGTCCGGAGAACAAGCTGGTCTACTCGGGCAAGGAAGTGGACTCCGTCTACCTGGGCGATCGCTCGGAACCGAACCTGAAGGCGGTGAGCGCGGCGGCCAAGGCGCATGCGGCGGGCACGCTGACCAAGGCGGACCAGGTCGCCGCGGGCAAGCAGCTGTTCACCGGCACCTGCTCGGTCTGCCACCAGGCGAACGGCGAAGGCCTGCCGAACGTGTTCCCGCCGCTGGCCAAGTCCGACTTCCTGGCGGCCGATCCGAAGCGCGCGATGAGCATCGTCACCCATGGCCTCAACGGCAAGATCAAGGTCAACGGCCACGAGTACGACTCGGTGATGCCGCCGATGAGCCAGCTCACCGACGACGAGGTGGCGAACATCCTCACCTACGTGATCAACAGCTGGGGCAACCCGGGTGGCCAGTTCAGCAAGGACGACGTGACCAAGGCGCGTGCCGGGGCGGGCCCGGTGGTGAACGCGGAGCACTGA
- a CDS encoding cytochrome b: MGFKHTPARYSSALIALHWLTLLLLIAVYALMELRGIYPRGSAGRAGMMNWHYMLGLSVLALLPIRLALRRMGGRRPPVHPPLPVMQERLAALVHLALYAFLLAMPILGWLTLGAEGKPIPFFGLQLPALTAADKDLGHTLEGIHETIGTLGYYLIGLHAAAALFHHYWTRDNTLRRMLPQRD, translated from the coding sequence ATGGGCTTCAAGCACACCCCCGCGCGTTACAGCAGCGCACTGATCGCGCTGCACTGGCTGACCCTGCTGCTGTTGATCGCCGTGTACGCGCTGATGGAGTTGCGCGGCATCTACCCGCGCGGCAGCGCGGGGCGTGCGGGAATGATGAACTGGCACTACATGCTGGGCCTGAGCGTGCTGGCGTTGTTGCCGATACGCCTGGCGCTGCGCCGCATGGGCGGCCGCAGGCCGCCGGTTCACCCGCCGCTGCCGGTCATGCAGGAACGCCTGGCCGCGCTGGTGCACCTGGCGCTGTACGCGTTCCTGCTGGCCATGCCGATCCTGGGCTGGCTCACGCTGGGCGCAGAGGGCAAGCCGATCCCGTTCTTCGGGCTGCAACTGCCCGCCTTGACCGCTGCCGACAAGGACCTGGGCCATACGCTGGAGGGCATCCACGAAACCATCGGCACGCTCGGCTACTACCTGATCGGCCTGCACGCCGCGGCGGCGCTGTTCCACCACTACTGGACGCGCGACAACACCTTGCGCCGCATGCTGCCGCAGCGGGATTGA
- a CDS encoding helix-turn-helix domain-containing protein — protein sequence MSGHLAPDAVATDGATDFCRTCALSSVCAMVGYGKPELSPLHSLMEHLGPYRAGEAVFHQGDPFEAVYAVRAGTVKTRQLDHQGREHVLGFFLPGEVIGLDAIYPDRFPCDAVALDDAQFCRFSFPAMSVLATRQPAVQRHLFRLISRPLGAARLLAGDHSADERLAAFLVDLGERHAVRGFSGTHYQLSMSRSDIASYLSLAAETVSRTLSRFRAKGLVAIKGRVLHLRDQQQLRELGQNLLTA from the coding sequence ATGAGCGGGCACCTTGCGCCCGACGCCGTCGCCACCGACGGCGCCACGGATTTCTGCCGCACCTGCGCCTTGTCCAGCGTCTGCGCGATGGTCGGCTACGGCAAGCCCGAGCTGTCGCCGTTGCACAGCCTGATGGAACACCTCGGGCCGTACCGCGCCGGCGAGGCGGTGTTCCACCAGGGCGATCCGTTCGAGGCGGTCTACGCGGTGCGCGCCGGCACGGTGAAGACGCGCCAGCTGGACCACCAGGGCCGCGAGCACGTGCTCGGCTTCTTCCTGCCGGGCGAGGTGATCGGCCTGGACGCGATCTACCCCGACCGTTTCCCATGCGATGCGGTGGCGCTGGACGACGCGCAATTCTGCCGTTTCTCGTTCCCCGCGATGAGCGTGCTGGCCACGCGCCAGCCCGCGGTGCAGCGGCACCTGTTCCGCTTGATCAGCCGGCCGCTCGGCGCGGCGCGGCTGCTGGCCGGCGACCACAGCGCCGACGAGCGCCTGGCGGCTTTCCTGGTCGATCTTGGCGAGCGCCATGCCGTGCGCGGCTTCTCCGGCACGCATTACCAGCTCAGCATGTCGCGCAGCGACATCGCCAGTTACCTCAGCCTCGCCGCCGAGACGGTGAGCCGCACGCTGAGCCGCTTCCGCGCGAAGGGGCTGGTGGCGATCAAGGGGCGCGTGCTGCATCTGCGCGACCAGCAGCAACTGCGCGAGCTCGGACAGAACCTGCTGACGGCCTGA
- the hemN gene encoding oxygen-independent coproporphyrinogen III oxidase: MNHAIQIPEFDPALIARYDMAGPRYTSYPTAPQFRGDFDERALRSAIQASNEEPIPRPLSIYVHVPFCVSPCFYCGCNRIITRDVGKADRYLERLYREIELVAKLFDRDRQVTQLHFGGGTPNFLDVPRMQELMGVLARHFSFSVERGREFGIEIDPRFADADYIRGMGELGFNRISVGIQDFDPAVQAAVNRIQSVAQTREVLEAARASGFRSTSVDLIYGLPRQTVAGFEHTLDEVVALAPDRVAVYAYAHLPEMFKAQRQIDAAELPDPATRLALIGRALARLDEAGYAYVGMDHFARADDELVAAQRAGTLQRNFQGYSTHGECDIVGLGVSAIGRIGDSYSQSARDLTGYYAALDNGRLPVARGLALVEDDLIRREAIGQLMCYGELDMITFGEHRGIVFAEYFAAELERLHALAGDGLVTLDERTIRVTPRGRLLLRIVAMCFDAYLGKAAPTRFSRAI, translated from the coding sequence ATGAACCACGCCATCCAGATCCCCGAGTTCGATCCGGCACTGATCGCGCGCTACGACATGGCCGGTCCGCGCTACACCAGCTACCCCACGGCGCCGCAGTTCCGCGGCGACTTCGACGAGCGCGCGTTGCGCTCGGCGATCCAGGCGTCCAACGAGGAGCCGATCCCGCGCCCGCTGTCGATCTACGTGCATGTGCCGTTCTGCGTCAGCCCGTGCTTCTACTGCGGCTGCAACCGCATCATCACCCGCGACGTGGGCAAGGCCGACCGCTACCTGGAGCGGCTGTACCGCGAGATCGAACTGGTGGCGAAGCTGTTCGATCGCGATCGCCAGGTGACCCAGCTGCACTTCGGCGGCGGTACGCCGAACTTCCTCGACGTGCCGCGCATGCAGGAGCTGATGGGCGTGCTGGCGCGGCACTTCAGCTTCAGCGTCGAGCGCGGTCGCGAGTTCGGCATCGAGATCGACCCGCGCTTCGCCGACGCCGACTACATCCGCGGCATGGGCGAGCTGGGCTTCAACCGCATCTCGGTGGGCATCCAGGATTTCGACCCCGCGGTGCAGGCGGCGGTGAACCGCATCCAGAGCGTGGCGCAGACCCGCGAGGTGCTGGAGGCGGCGCGCGCCAGCGGCTTCCGCTCGACCAGCGTGGACCTGATCTACGGCCTGCCGCGGCAGACCGTGGCGGGCTTCGAGCACACGCTGGACGAGGTGGTCGCGCTGGCGCCGGATCGCGTGGCGGTCTACGCCTACGCGCACCTGCCGGAGATGTTCAAGGCGCAGCGGCAGATCGACGCCGCCGAGCTGCCCGACCCGGCCACGCGCCTCGCCCTGATCGGCCGCGCGCTGGCGCGCCTCGACGAGGCGGGCTACGCCTACGTGGGCATGGACCACTTCGCGCGCGCCGACGACGAACTGGTGGCGGCGCAGCGCGCCGGCACGCTGCAGCGCAATTTCCAGGGCTATTCCACCCATGGCGAGTGCGACATCGTGGGTCTGGGCGTGAGCGCGATCGGCCGCATCGGCGACAGCTACAGCCAGAGCGCGCGCGACCTCACCGGCTACTACGCCGCGTTGGACAACGGTCGCCTGCCGGTGGCGCGCGGCCTCGCGCTGGTCGAGGACGACCTGATCCGCCGCGAGGCGATCGGCCAGCTGATGTGCTACGGCGAACTCGACATGATCACGTTCGGCGAGCACCGCGGCATCGTGTTCGCCGAGTATTTCGCGGCCGAGCTGGAACGCCTGCACGCGCTGGCCGGCGACGGCCTGGTGACGCTCGACGAGCGCACGATCCGGGTCACGCCGCGTGGGCGGCTGCTGCTGCGCATCGTGGCCATGTGCTTCGACGCCTACCTCGGCAAGGCGGCGCCGACCCGGTTCTCGCGGGCGATATGA